Proteins from a genomic interval of Mycolicibacterium grossiae:
- a CDS encoding class I SAM-dependent methyltransferase, whose product MPATDLVARRATLARSVRLLGQFRYEQTDPARFYGALAADTVTLVADLWTGVHGTAPGRRTVVDVGGGPGYFADAFSRAGLHYVGVEPDPREMHAGPAGQRGHGTFVRASGMALPFADDSVDVCLSSNVAEHVRDPWRLGNEMLRVVRPGGLVILSYTVWLGPFGGHEMGLTHYLGGARAAKRYTRKHGHRPKNDYGSSLFPVSAADGLQWAASTGAAVAVFPRYHPRWAWWTVRVPVLREFAVSNLVLVLQPS is encoded by the coding sequence GTGCCAGCCACCGATCTCGTCGCCCGGCGTGCGACGTTGGCGCGCTCGGTGCGCCTGCTCGGGCAGTTCCGGTACGAGCAGACCGACCCCGCGCGGTTCTACGGCGCGCTGGCCGCCGACACCGTCACGCTGGTCGCCGACCTGTGGACCGGGGTGCACGGGACGGCACCGGGCCGACGGACGGTGGTCGACGTCGGCGGTGGACCGGGGTACTTCGCCGACGCGTTCTCCCGCGCCGGTCTGCACTACGTGGGCGTCGAGCCGGATCCGCGGGAGATGCACGCGGGGCCGGCCGGTCAGCGCGGCCACGGGACCTTCGTGCGGGCCTCGGGCATGGCGCTGCCGTTCGCCGACGACAGCGTGGACGTCTGCCTGTCGTCGAACGTCGCCGAGCACGTCCGCGACCCGTGGCGGCTGGGCAACGAGATGCTGCGGGTGGTGCGGCCGGGCGGGCTGGTGATCCTGTCGTACACGGTGTGGCTCGGGCCGTTCGGCGGCCACGAGATGGGGCTGACGCACTACCTCGGCGGGGCGCGGGCGGCGAAGCGCTATACCCGCAAGCATGGGCACCGGCCGAAGAACGACTACGGCTCGTCGTTGTTTCCGGTGTCCGCGGCCGACGGGCTGCAGTGGGCGGCGAGCACGGGCGCGGCGGTGGCGGTTTTTCCCCGCTACCACCCACGATGGGCGTGGTGGACGGTACGCGTGCCGGTGCTGCGGGAGTTCGCGGTGAGCAATCTGGTGCTGGTGCTGCAGCCGTCCTGA
- a CDS encoding acyltransferase family protein codes for MRACAAIGVVITHVAFQTGHNSGFTGRVLGRFDLAVAVFFALSGFLLWRGHAAAARGLRHRPPTGHYLRSRIVRILPGYLVAVVVILTLLPGAVDSRADGTVWLANLTLTQIYVPLTLTAGLTQMWSLSVEVSFYLALPLLAFLARRLPVAARVPALLLVALLSLFWVFIPSDPASGHNLWNWPPAFFSWFAAGMVLAELTVMPVGWAHRLARRRFVMAGIAVVAFAVAASPLAGREGLQPGSIGQVMLKTAMGAIVAGALLAPLVLDRPDTPHRWLGSAPMVVLGRWSYGLFVWHLAALAMVFPMIGAFAFNGHMPVVLALTLIFGFAIAAVSYALVESPCRQALRRWERRRRPSPLDSSVTDRTEPAVAH; via the coding sequence ATGCGCGCCTGCGCGGCCATCGGCGTCGTCATCACCCACGTCGCCTTCCAGACCGGGCACAACTCCGGGTTCACCGGCCGGGTGCTGGGCCGCTTCGACCTCGCGGTGGCGGTGTTCTTCGCGCTGTCGGGCTTCCTGCTGTGGCGCGGTCACGCCGCCGCAGCGCGCGGGCTGCGGCACCGGCCGCCCACCGGCCACTACCTGCGGTCGCGCATCGTGCGGATCCTGCCCGGATACCTGGTGGCCGTCGTGGTGATCCTGACGCTGCTGCCCGGCGCCGTCGACTCGCGGGCCGACGGCACGGTGTGGCTGGCCAACCTCACGCTCACCCAGATCTACGTGCCGCTGACGCTGACGGCGGGGCTGACGCAGATGTGGAGCCTGTCGGTGGAGGTGAGCTTCTATCTGGCGCTGCCGCTGCTCGCGTTCCTGGCGCGCCGCCTGCCGGTCGCCGCGCGCGTCCCGGCGCTGCTGCTGGTGGCGCTGCTCAGTCTGTTCTGGGTGTTCATACCGTCGGATCCGGCGTCCGGGCACAACCTGTGGAACTGGCCGCCGGCCTTCTTCTCCTGGTTCGCCGCCGGCATGGTGCTGGCGGAGCTGACCGTGATGCCGGTGGGCTGGGCGCACCGGCTGGCGCGGCGGCGGTTCGTCATGGCGGGCATCGCGGTGGTCGCGTTCGCCGTCGCGGCCTCGCCGCTGGCCGGTCGCGAGGGCCTGCAGCCCGGCAGCATCGGCCAGGTGATGCTGAAGACGGCGATGGGAGCGATCGTCGCGGGCGCGCTGCTGGCGCCGCTGGTGCTGGACCGGCCGGACACGCCGCACCGATGGCTCGGCAGCGCGCCGATGGTGGTGCTGGGCCGGTGGTCCTACGGCCTGTTCGTGTGGCACCTCGCCGCGCTGGCGATGGTCTTCCCGATGATCGGCGCGTTCGCCTTCAATGGGCACATGCCGGTGGTGCTGGCGCTGACGCTGATCTTTGGCTTCGCGATCGCCGCGGTGAGCTACGCGCTCGTCGAGTCGCCCTGCCGACAGGCGCTGCGCCGGTGGGAGCGCCGCCGCCGGCCGTCGCCGCTGGACAGCTCGGTCACGGATCGGACCGAACCGGCGGTGGCGCACTGA
- a CDS encoding glycosyltransferase family 4 protein, with the protein MSSPARSCSSRAQLRSVLLLCWRDTGHPQGGGSETYLQRIGAQLAADGVDVTLRTARYRGAPRRDVVDGVHVIRSGGPYTVYVWAMFAMLAARLGLGPLRHVRPDVVLDTQNGIPFLARVAFGRRAVVLVHHCHRAQWPVAGPVLSRIGWFVESRLSPHAHRGNQYVTVSLPSARDLTDLGVDPAAVAVVRNGLDEAPPDTLVEARAATPTVAVLSRLVPHKQIEDVLDAVALLLPTVPDLRLEVLGGGWWHDRLVAHAEARGITHAVTFHGHVDEWTKHHVLQRCWVHVLPSRKEGWGLAVIEAAQHAVPTIGYRSSGGLTDSIVDDVTGVLVDDFDGLVDRLGRLLADPVGREQLGVKAQLRSGEFSWAQSASAMTTVLRAVVDGRRVSGLI; encoded by the coding sequence ATGTCGTCCCCTGCACGTTCGTGCTCCTCACGTGCGCAGCTCCGCTCGGTGCTGCTGCTGTGCTGGCGCGACACCGGTCACCCCCAGGGCGGCGGCAGCGAAACCTATCTGCAGCGCATCGGTGCCCAACTGGCCGCCGACGGGGTCGACGTCACGCTGCGCACCGCGCGCTACCGCGGCGCGCCCCGCCGCGACGTGGTCGACGGCGTGCACGTCATCCGCAGCGGTGGCCCGTACACCGTGTACGTCTGGGCGATGTTCGCCATGCTGGCCGCCCGGCTCGGCCTCGGCCCGCTGCGCCACGTCCGACCCGACGTCGTGCTGGACACCCAGAACGGCATCCCGTTCCTCGCGCGGGTCGCGTTCGGTCGCCGCGCCGTGGTGCTCGTCCATCACTGCCACCGCGCGCAGTGGCCCGTCGCCGGTCCGGTGCTCAGCCGCATCGGCTGGTTCGTCGAATCCCGGCTCTCCCCGCATGCACACCGCGGCAACCAGTACGTCACCGTCTCGCTGCCGTCGGCGCGCGACCTCACCGACCTCGGCGTCGATCCCGCCGCCGTCGCGGTGGTCCGCAACGGACTCGACGAGGCGCCGCCGGACACCCTCGTCGAGGCGCGTGCGGCGACGCCGACGGTCGCGGTGCTGTCCCGGCTGGTGCCGCACAAGCAGATCGAGGACGTGCTCGACGCCGTCGCGCTGCTGCTGCCGACGGTGCCGGACCTCCGCCTCGAAGTGCTCGGCGGCGGCTGGTGGCACGACCGGCTGGTCGCCCACGCCGAGGCGCGCGGCATCACGCACGCGGTGACGTTCCACGGCCACGTCGACGAGTGGACCAAGCACCACGTGCTGCAGCGCTGCTGGGTGCACGTGCTGCCGTCGCGCAAGGAGGGCTGGGGTCTCGCCGTCATCGAGGCCGCCCAGCACGCGGTGCCGACCATCGGCTACCGCTCGTCGGGCGGGCTCACCGACTCGATCGTCGACGACGTCACCGGCGTGCTCGTCGACGACTTCGACGGCCTCGTCGACCGCCTCGGCCGGCTGCTCGCCGATCCCGTCGGCCGCGAGCAGCTGGGCGTCAAGGCGCAGCTGCGCAGCGGCGAATTCTCCTGGGCACAGAGCGCATCCGCGATGACCACGGTGCTGCGTGCCGTCGTCGACGGCCGGCGCGTCAGCGGCCTAATCTGA
- a CDS encoding DUF3068 domain-containing protein, which translates to MNRAVALRIAAFGLMGLGAALLIAALLLSTYTKGRISKIPLDIDTTLVSDGTGTVLDPASLLGERFVVDRNAPVAMQQQLSVEAPSNSDVVTLQVGDTLRRTDRQQDNGLLLAMVDTVTVDRKTALAVSSDTNPGGAVQKPRSIEDQNPPTNVALPHDGLAYRFPFDTEKKTYPFFDPIAQKAYDANYEGEEDVNGLNTYRFTQNVGYDGSGAEAKLDEPVKYASLYDNDEDSQVTARASLWGLEGDPDEQITMDRFYAAQRTFWVDPVSGTIVKAKEHGYHYYARDALKPEVTFADYTVTSNEDTVESQVASARAEGDTVGLWGRILPITFTVLGLVALVGGVLLGAFILRAEAALIDPGLDEAEHGFFGRRPDDSGPMPAAEAKTEKLPTQRPSDLPPDRPV; encoded by the coding sequence TTGAACCGCGCTGTGGCGCTACGTATCGCGGCGTTCGGGCTGATGGGCCTCGGCGCCGCCCTCCTCATCGCCGCCCTGCTGTTGTCGACCTACACCAAGGGCCGGATCTCGAAGATCCCGCTCGACATCGACACGACCCTGGTCAGCGACGGGACCGGAACGGTGCTGGATCCCGCGTCGCTGCTCGGCGAGCGCTTCGTCGTCGACCGGAACGCCCCGGTGGCCATGCAGCAGCAGCTGAGCGTCGAGGCGCCGTCGAACTCCGACGTCGTCACGCTGCAGGTCGGCGACACGCTGCGGCGCACCGACAGGCAGCAGGACAACGGACTGCTGCTGGCGATGGTCGACACCGTGACGGTGGACCGCAAGACCGCCCTGGCGGTGTCGAGCGACACCAACCCCGGCGGCGCCGTGCAGAAGCCGCGCAGCATCGAGGACCAAAACCCGCCGACGAACGTCGCGCTGCCGCACGACGGGCTGGCCTACCGGTTCCCGTTCGACACCGAGAAGAAGACCTACCCGTTCTTCGACCCGATCGCGCAGAAGGCCTACGACGCCAACTACGAGGGCGAAGAGGACGTCAACGGGCTCAACACCTACCGGTTCACCCAGAACGTCGGCTACGACGGCAGCGGTGCCGAGGCCAAGCTCGACGAGCCGGTGAAGTACGCGTCGCTGTACGACAACGACGAGGACAGCCAGGTCACGGCGCGCGCCTCCCTGTGGGGGCTCGAGGGCGATCCCGACGAGCAGATCACCATGGACCGCTTTTACGCCGCGCAGCGCACCTTCTGGGTGGATCCGGTGTCCGGGACCATCGTCAAGGCCAAGGAGCACGGCTACCACTACTACGCCCGCGATGCGCTCAAGCCGGAGGTCACGTTCGCCGACTACACGGTGACGTCCAACGAGGACACCGTCGAGTCGCAGGTCGCGAGCGCCCGCGCCGAGGGTGACACCGTGGGCCTGTGGGGCCGCATCCTGCCGATCACCTTCACGGTGCTGGGCCTGGTGGCGCTGGTCGGCGGCGTGCTGCTCGGCGCGTTCATCCTGCGGGCCGAGGCGGCGCTGATCGATCCGGGTCTCGACGAGGCCGAGCACGGCTTCTTCGGTAGACGACCGGACGACTCCGGGCCGATGCCCGCGGCGGAGGCCAAGACCGAGAAGCTCCCGACGCAGCGGCCGTCCGACCTGCCGCCGGACAGACCGGTCTGA